Proteins from a single region of Manis javanica isolate MJ-LG chromosome 5, MJ_LKY, whole genome shotgun sequence:
- the ZSWIM1 gene encoding zinc finger SWIM domain-containing protein 1 has protein sequence MALTMLNELLIEDPSPPMLLYQVSKTAQLETLNYQSCLMQGVFAHFPEILFIHRTYNPRGKVLYTFLVDGPRVQLEGHLARAVYFAIPAKEDPEGLAQMFQVFKKFNPAWERVCTILVDPHFLPLPTLAMEFPAAEVLLSAFHICKFLQGKFYQLSLQQPVERVLLTSLQSTMCCATAGNLRKLYTLLTNCIPPAQMPELHSHWLLNDRIWLAHRWRSRAESSRYFQGLEVTTRILSQFFGTTHSVEQGMASLLRYMQQNSGDKASFSLGLSRQDSHASSDVSPKSPKVEQLVEAHIQQSLNAICTGPAAQLCLGELAVVQKSVHLISYGSEKVNIQILEDTHRVQLQPPASCSCYFHQAFHLPCRHILAMLSAHHQVLQPDMLPAQWTAGCAASLDHILGSRWSETLDKRLAVTLLTEEVGQLLQHCSQEEFERRYSTLRELADGWIGPYEQVQL, from the coding sequence ATGGCCCTGACAATGCTGAATGAGCTCCTGATTGAAGACCCAAGCCCACCTATGCTGCTGTATCAGGTTAGCAAGACTGCTCAGTTAGAAACCCTCAACTATCAGAGCTGCTTGATGCAAGGTGTTTTTGCCCATTTCCCTGAAATCTTATTTATCCACCGGACCTATAACCCAAGAGGCAAGGTGTTATATACCTTTCTGGTAGATGGACCTCGGGTACAGCTGGAGGGTCATCTGGCCCGAGCAGTCTACTTTGCCATTCCTGCCAAGGAGGATCCTGAAGGCCTGGCCCAGATGTTCCAGGTGTTCAAGAAGTTTAACCCAGCATGGGAGAGAGTCTGTACCATCCTAGTGGATCCCCActtcctccccctgcccaccttAGCTATGGAATTCCCTGCAGCCGAGGTCCTGCTCTCAGCATTTCACATCTGTAAGTTCCTCCAGGGCAAGTTCTATCAGCTGTCCCTTCAACAGCCTGTAGAGAGGGTGCTCTTGACCTCCCTGCAGAGCACAATGTGCTGTGCCACAGCTGGCAATCTGAGGAAGTTATATACACTCCTAACCAACTGCATCCCCCCAGCCCAGATGCCTGAACTTCACTCACACTGGCTGCTCAATGACCGAATCTGGCTGGCTCACCGCTGGAGAAGCCGAGCTGAGAGTAGCCGCTACTTCCAAGGCCTGGAGGTCACCACCCGTATCCTCAGCCAGTTCTTTGGCACTACCCACTCTGTGGAACAAGGCATGGCCTCTCTGCTCCGCTATATGCAGCAGAACTCTGGAGACAAGGCAAGCTTCAGCCTGGGCCTGAGTCGCCAAGACAGTCATGCCTCCTCAGATGTCAGCCCCAAAAGCCCTAAAGTGGAACAGCTGGTAGAAGCCCACATCCAGCAGTCTCTCAATGCTATCTGCACAGGGCCAGCAGCCCAACTCTGCCTGGGTGAGCTTGCCGTCGTCCAGAAATCCGTGCACCTCATTAGCTATGGCTCAGAAAAGGTGAACATACAGATCCTGGAGGACACCCACAGGGTACAGCTCCAGCCCCCTGCCAGCTGCAGCTGCTACTTTCACCAGGCCTTCCATCTGCCTTGCCGCCACATCCTAGCCATGCTCAGTGCCCACCACCAGGTGCTCCAGCCTGACATGCTGCCAGCTCAGTGGACAGCAGGCTGTGCTGCCAGTCTAGATCACATCCTGGGGAGCAGGTGGAGTGAGACCCTGGATAAGCGCTTGGCAGTGACTCTCCTCACAGAGGAGGTGGGTCAGCTCTTGCAGCACTGCAGCCAGGAGGAGTTTGAGCGGCGGTACAGCACCCTGCGGGAACTGGCCGACGGCTGGATCGGCCCTTATGAGCAGGTCCAGCTCTGA
- the ZSWIM3 gene encoding zinc finger SWIM domain-containing protein 3, with translation MELGSCFKTYEDFKECFSAYKKENRCSFTLRDCVSVRFHNLNRGTSIREDILYVQVKFVCIQTQSNTKRTPKADMCPAYLLLRYNEKLDRLFISELNTQHIHVDSKTTGPGEDTASNSNRTLCLQNPQPVQPTIKKDLETAKKSPVEPSFGLGKVQAPSKPEQEVIKSSDLTKIAKVMKNFLKVNKGSMASLSVGNSQDLDRLSFQSSKMSDLFIRFPENLLLHRVENTQGHILYAFLVENKEREGRVVHFAVLKTETTTSVAKMLSIFTEFNSDWPKVKVVFVDPSFPHRGILQEIFPAARILLSIYHTTRLLEKKLHRSSANPSFKWLMKEALRKAVFVTSDASLQNLCQMSQALLDEGLFSFLQTHWFSCELLWYMHVRKGLHACNTYMDSLDVVTSKVSSLFREQQSLLDCILRFVDYIDFFNIKGLKNLPTAPLRLKRARPASMPPKSKKAFSICGERLLRLPVEETKPEQVQLQQQPQVQASQGGMLDTLQQSGSALAYKLCHSEWEVVQNSTHLLDIAGSSVDIQLLEDSHQVSKDGCSCSCSFQQWYHLPCRHILALLYTSQRPVGEAMVCRRWQKRYQHLLGPSGELQDPVVLPNAGQPGKQGRNNMIQDLSRELANLLMQSEGPELEERCSTLRKIVDIWADPCQPPEPNQQPGDFKDVGCLPFLWGKQEEGEGLPLAGATLRD, from the coding sequence ATATGTGCAGGTGAAATTTGTCTGTATTCAGACCCAATCAAACACGAAGAGAACACCCAAGGCGGACATGTGCCCAGCGTACTTGCTTCTGCGGTACAATGAGAAACTGGATAGACTGTTTATCAGTGAACTCAACACCCAGCATATACATGTTGACTCCAAAACTACGGGTCCTGGAGAAGACACTGCTAGCAATTCTAACAGGACGCTGTGCCTGCAGAACCCCCAGCCTGTGCAGCCCACAATCAAAAAAGACCTTGAAACTGCCAAGAAGTCCCCAGTGGAACCATCATTTGGCTTAGGTAAGGTTCAAGCACCCTCCAAGCCAGAGCAGGAGGTTATCAAGTCTTCTGACCTGACCAAGATAGCAAAGGTGATGAAGAACTTTCTTAAGGTCAATAAGGGTTCCATGGCCTCCCTCAGTGTGGGCAACAGCCAAGACCTAGACCGGCTCAGCTTTCAGAGCAGCAAGATGAGTGATTTGTTCATCCGCTTCCCAGAAAATCTCCTGCTGCACAGGGTGGAGAACACCCAGGGCCACATCCTGTATGCCTTCTTGGTGGAAAACAAAGAACGAGAAGGTCGAGTAGTACACTTTGCTGTGCTTAAGACTGAGACAACCACCTCCGTGGCCAAGATGCTGAGTATCTTCACAGAGTTCAACTCAGATTGGCCCAAGGTCAAGGTGGTCTTTGTGGACCCGTCCTTCCCTCATCGAGGCATCCTGCAGGAAATCTTCCCTGCTGCCCGTATCCTCCTTTCCATCTACCACACAACCCGACTCTTAGAGAAGAAGTTGCATCGTAGTTCAGCCAATCCATCCTTTAAATGGCTCATGAAAGAAGCCCTGCGGAAGGCTGTATTTGTCACTTCTGATGCCAGCCTGCAAAATCTCTGTCAGATGTCCCAAGCCCTACTAGATGAGGGGCTCTTCAGCTTCCTGCAGACCCACTGGTTCTCCTGTGAACTGCTGTGGTACATGCATGTTAGGAAAGGCCTGCACGCATGTAACACATACATGGACAGCCTAGACGTTGTCACCAGCAAGGTGTCAAGCCTCTTTCGGGAGCAGCAGTCCCTACTGGACTGTATCCTGCGCTTTGTGGATTATATAGACTTCTTTAATATCAAAGGCTTGAAGAACTTGCCTACAGCTCCTCTCAGGTTAAAGAGAGCCCGGCCAGCAAGCATGCCACCAAAGTCTAAGAAAGCTTTTTCAATCTGTGGAGAGAGGCTTCTCAGGCTCCCTGTGGAAGAGACAAAGCCAGAGCAGGTGCAGTTACAGCAGCAGCCACAGGTGCAGGCCTCCCAGGGTGGCATGCTGGACACATTGCAGCAGAGTGGCTCTGCACTGGCCTATAAGCTGTGCCACAGTGAGTGGGAGGTGGTTCAGAACTCCACGCACTTACTGGACATTGCTGGCTCCTCAGTGGACATTCAGCTGCTAGAGGATTCTCATCAGGTTAGCAAAGACGGCTGTAGCTGCAGCTGCTCCTTTCAACAGTGGTACCACCTGCCATGCCGGCATATTCTGGCCCTGCTGTACACCAGCCAGAGGCCCGTGGGGGAAGCCATGGTGTGCCGCCGGTGGCAGAAGAGGTACCAGCACCTCCTTGGGCCCAGTGGGGAGCTCCAGGACCCTGTCGTGCTCCCAAACGCAGGCCAGCCTGGGAAGCAAGGACGGAACAACATGATTCAGGACCTAAGCCGGGAGCTAGCAAACCTGCTAATGCAGAGTGAGGGGCCAGAGCTGGAGGAACGCTGTTCCACCTTACGCAAGATTGTGGATATCTGGGCTGACCCCTGCCAGCCGCCTGAGCCCAATCAGCAGCCAGGGGACTTCAAGGATGTGGGCTGCCTCCCTTTCCTCTGGGGAaagcaggaggaaggggagggactcCCTCTTGCTGGAGCCACACTTCGTGATTGA
- the SPATA25 gene encoding spermatogenesis-associated protein 25, translated as MSYFISLQTHPCLPSGQGGAASPGSSLGLHSPREPVVASGGGPLSQKAEQVAPATQAWGPPLAVLEVRGFPGGAGWETLRWKEYSQYHHEFPDMRQPKSVGWEDGCSRSRAPHLGGSSRPGPLLLCGLSPGVLRMPAEAGGKEASTHPDICILTLAMMIAGIPTVPVPGLQEEDLIRAAQAFMMAHPEPEGVCGRGAVGTGAGP; from the exons ATGTCCTATTTCATTTCTCTGCAAACTCATCCATGTCTGCCTTCTGGCCAAG GTGGGGCCGCTTCTCCAGGCTCATCCCTTGGCCTCCATAGTCCCAGAGAGCCAGTGGTGGCCTCTGGTGGAGGCCCACTGAGCCAGAAAGCTGAGCAGGTGGCACCTGCTACCCAGGCCTGGGGTCCACCCTTGGCAGTGCTGGAAGTCAGGGGCTTCCCTGGGGGTGCTGGCTGGGAGACACTGCGGTGGAAAGAGTACAGCCAATACCACCACGAATTTCCCGACATGAGGCAGCCAAAGAGCGTGGGCTGGGAGGATGGCTGCTCCAGAAGCAGAGCTCCCCACCTGGGTGGCTCCAGCAGGCCTGGGCCCCTGTTGCTGTGTGGGCTGTCACCAGGAGTTCTGCGTATGCCCGCTGAGGCAGGGGGGAAGGAGGCCAGCACCCACCCTGACATCTGCATCCTCACGCTGGCTATGATGATTGCCGGCATCCCCACTGTGCCAGTCCCAGGCCTGCAGGAAGAGGACCTGATCCGGGCAGCTCAAGCTTTCATGATGGCCCATCCAGAGCCGGAGGGGGTCTGTGGAAGAGGAGCCGTGGGAACAGGTGCAGGCCCATGA
- the NEURL2 gene encoding neuralized-like protein 2 isoform X1, which translates to MAAVPDPVELGAPWGPVRPEPPPTRFHRVHGANIRLDSLGTRATRVESFAHGVCFSREPLAPGQVFLVEIEEKELGWCGHLRLGLTALDPTGLAAVPEFSLPDLVSLGHTWVFAITRHHNRVPQEGRPEAEAAAPSRSSALLVEPYLCIEQFRIPRDRLVGRSRPGLYSHLLDQLYELNVLPPTARGSRLGVLFCPRRDGTADMHIVINGEDMGPSARGLPAAQPLYAVVDVFASTKIVRLVQLEYGLPSLQTLCRLVIQRSVVHRLAIDGLHLPKGLKDFCKYE; encoded by the exons ATGGCTGCTGTTCCCGACCCCGTGGAACTGGGTGCGCCCTGGGGACCCGTGCGCCCCGAGCCCCCTCCCACCCGCTTCCACCGGGTACACGGGGCAAATATCCGCTTGGACTCCTTGGGGACGCGGGCCACACGCGTGGAGAGTTTCGCCCATGGCGTGTGCTTCAGTCGCGAGCCGCTGGCCCCGGGCCAGGTATTCCTAGTGGAGATCGAGGAGAAAGAGCTGGGCTGGTGCGGTCACCTGCGCCTCGGCCTAACTGCGCTAGACCCCACCGGTCTGGCTGCCGTGCCCGAGTTTTCGCTGCCCGACCTGGTCAGCCTTGGCCACACTTGGGTCTTCGCCATCACGCGTCATCACAACCGCGTGCCCCAGGAGGGCCGCCCGGAGGCAGAGGCAGCAGCCCCCAGCCGATCCTCAGCCCTCCTGGTGGAACCATATCTGTGCATCGAGCAGTTTCGCATTCCCCGCGATCGCCTTGTGGGCCGCAGCCGGCCCGGGCTCTACAGCCACCTCTTGGACCAGCTCTATGAGCTGAACGTGCTGCCTCCGACTGCGCGCGGTAGCCGCCTGGGCGTTCTCTTCTGCCCACGCCGGGACGGCACGGCAGACATGCACATCGTTATCAACGGCGAGGACATGGGCCCCAGTGCCCGGGGACTGCCTGCCGCCCAGCCTCTCTATGCAGTGGTGGACGTGTTTGCCTCCACCAAGATCGTGCGCCTGGTCCAACTGGAATATGGCT TGCCATCCCTGCAGACGCTGTGCCGCCTGGTGATCCAGAGGAGCGTGGTGCACCGGCTAGCCATTGATGGGCTCCACCTGCCCAAAGGACTTAAGGATTTCTGCAAGTATGAGTGA
- the NEURL2 gene encoding neuralized-like protein 2 isoform X2, with translation MAAVPDPVELGAPWGPVRPEPPPTRFHRVHGANIRLDSLGTRATRVESFAHGVCFSREPLAPGQVFLVEIEEKELGWCGHLRLGLTALDPTGLAAVPEFSLPDLVSLGHTWVFAITRHHNRVPQEGRPEAEAAAPSRSSALLVEPYLCIEQFRIPRDRLVGRSRPGLYSHLLDQLYELNVLPPTARGSRLGVLFCPRRDGTADMHIVINGEDMGPSARGLPAAQPLYAVVDVFASTKIVRLVQLEYGSFLP, from the exons ATGGCTGCTGTTCCCGACCCCGTGGAACTGGGTGCGCCCTGGGGACCCGTGCGCCCCGAGCCCCCTCCCACCCGCTTCCACCGGGTACACGGGGCAAATATCCGCTTGGACTCCTTGGGGACGCGGGCCACACGCGTGGAGAGTTTCGCCCATGGCGTGTGCTTCAGTCGCGAGCCGCTGGCCCCGGGCCAGGTATTCCTAGTGGAGATCGAGGAGAAAGAGCTGGGCTGGTGCGGTCACCTGCGCCTCGGCCTAACTGCGCTAGACCCCACCGGTCTGGCTGCCGTGCCCGAGTTTTCGCTGCCCGACCTGGTCAGCCTTGGCCACACTTGGGTCTTCGCCATCACGCGTCATCACAACCGCGTGCCCCAGGAGGGCCGCCCGGAGGCAGAGGCAGCAGCCCCCAGCCGATCCTCAGCCCTCCTGGTGGAACCATATCTGTGCATCGAGCAGTTTCGCATTCCCCGCGATCGCCTTGTGGGCCGCAGCCGGCCCGGGCTCTACAGCCACCTCTTGGACCAGCTCTATGAGCTGAACGTGCTGCCTCCGACTGCGCGCGGTAGCCGCCTGGGCGTTCTCTTCTGCCCACGCCGGGACGGCACGGCAGACATGCACATCGTTATCAACGGCGAGGACATGGGCCCCAGTGCCCGGGGACTGCCTGCCGCCCAGCCTCTCTATGCAGTGGTGGACGTGTTTGCCTCCACCAAGATCGTGCGCCTGGTCCAACTGGAATATGGCT CCTTCCTTCCATAG